One Terriglobia bacterium genomic region harbors:
- the asnB gene encoding asparagine synthase (glutamine-hydrolyzing), protein MCGIVGCYQFDQQKRADPALLLKMCDRLRHRGPDDQGQYAWQNAGLGARRLSIIGVETGHQPIPNEDKSLWVVQNGEIYNYLEIKDELIKKGHKFTTTSDTECIVHLYEEFGEDCVSHLRGMFAFAILNQRDNSLFIARDRLGIKPLFYSVQGNRMLFASEMKALLEDETLSREIDFSALDAYFTYAYIPSPLTIFKGIRKLDAGHSIRCDSSGVKIEKYWDFEFRPDLKKSEADFTHEFIHLFDETVKSHLMSEVPLGVFLSGGVDSGMVVASMARSSDAPVRAFTMGFGGRIGGYLDERAYAKQVAGRYGVEYHEFEVQPHLEEIIDFIVESFDEPFADDSVIPTYYICKLARQHVTVALTGLGGDELFGGYERYLGLALSNHYQRIPSMLRRGIVQPIVGMLPEQPSGHYRINHLKRFVRSADRNPADRYGGYLSVLDEKGRGEFYSEEVLKQLRPAETEGLATQYFTSLNARDLLDRAMYQDLKMYLPDDILALSDRLSMHHSLELRVPFVDHKLVEFCVTIPSGMKVRGLKKKYLLKKMAREFLPPEVINHRKQGFASPMASWLKSDLKEYAEELLSHDNLRKHGLFKPDFAKKVLHEHFGGRELNDKLIFSLMIFQKWYERYCQN, encoded by the coding sequence ATGTGCGGAATCGTAGGATGTTACCAATTTGATCAACAGAAAAGGGCCGATCCTGCCCTTCTTTTAAAGATGTGCGACAGGCTCAGACATCGGGGTCCAGACGACCAGGGACAATACGCCTGGCAAAATGCCGGGCTGGGGGCAAGGAGGTTGAGCATCATCGGAGTTGAAACAGGACACCAGCCCATCCCGAACGAGGACAAGTCACTGTGGGTTGTTCAGAATGGAGAGATTTATAACTACCTTGAAATCAAAGATGAGCTGATCAAGAAAGGGCACAAATTCACCACCACCTCAGACACGGAGTGCATTGTCCACCTCTACGAGGAGTTTGGTGAAGACTGCGTGAGCCATTTGAGGGGAATGTTTGCCTTTGCCATACTGAACCAGAGAGACAACAGCTTGTTCATTGCCCGCGACAGATTGGGCATTAAGCCTCTCTTCTATTCCGTGCAAGGAAACAGGATGCTCTTCGCCTCCGAGATGAAGGCTCTTCTCGAGGACGAGACTCTATCGCGGGAGATTGATTTTTCAGCTTTGGATGCCTACTTCACGTACGCCTACATTCCCTCTCCATTGACCATATTCAAAGGCATCAGGAAGCTCGACGCGGGCCACTCGATTCGATGCGATTCGAGCGGGGTCAAAATCGAGAAGTACTGGGATTTTGAGTTCCGTCCCGACTTGAAGAAGAGCGAAGCGGACTTCACCCATGAGTTCATTCATCTGTTTGATGAAACGGTCAAATCCCACCTGATGAGTGAAGTGCCGCTGGGCGTTTTTCTGAGCGGTGGAGTGGATTCCGGGATGGTGGTCGCCTCGATGGCGCGCAGCAGCGACGCTCCAGTCCGCGCTTTCACGATGGGATTTGGCGGCCGGATTGGCGGCTATCTGGACGAGCGCGCGTATGCCAAGCAGGTTGCCGGAAGATACGGGGTTGAATACCACGAATTTGAGGTCCAGCCTCACTTGGAGGAAATCATTGACTTCATCGTCGAGTCGTTTGACGAGCCGTTTGCCGATGACTCCGTCATTCCCACTTATTACATCTGCAAGTTGGCGAGACAACATGTGACGGTGGCATTGACCGGGTTGGGAGGGGATGAGCTGTTCGGGGGCTATGAGCGGTACCTGGGGCTGGCATTGAGCAATCATTATCAGCGGATTCCATCGATGCTGAGGCGCGGGATTGTCCAGCCTATTGTCGGTATGTTGCCAGAACAGCCAAGTGGGCACTACCGGATCAATCACCTGAAACGATTCGTCCGTTCGGCCGACAGGAATCCTGCGGACCGGTACGGGGGATACCTCTCCGTCCTGGATGAAAAGGGAAGAGGAGAGTTTTATTCCGAAGAGGTGTTGAAACAATTGCGACCGGCAGAGACCGAAGGTTTGGCCACCCAGTATTTTACCTCATTGAACGCCCGGGATCTGCTGGATCGGGCCATGTACCAGGATTTGAAAATGTATCTTCCGGACGATATCCTGGCCCTCTCTGACCGTCTGAGCATGCACCATTCCCTGGAGCTGAGGGTTCCTTTCGTGGACCACAAGCTGGTCGAATTCTGTGTCACGATCCCCTCCGGCATGAAGGTCCGTGGACTCAAGAAGAAGTATCTCCTGAAGAAAATGGCCAGGGAATTTTTGCCCCCGGAGGTGATCAATCATAGAAAACAAGGATTCGCCTCGCCCATGGCATCGTGGCTGAAAAGTGATCTGAAAGAGTATGCGGAAGAACTGCTCTCTCATG
- a CDS encoding glycosyltransferase family 4 protein: MTNTVTILFLRASPFLGSPEKLILSHLKYIAAHDCKYVVGAFNEQKDGGNDFLQALSHCGISCYALKEGPISFFSTLRKIIRMVHDQSIEIICTQDYKSDFFGLLAGRLLKIPIVAVFHGRTSESARMRLYESMDNLFLRCFDRVIAVSRESGKKLARIGVKPHRMRVIPNGIDVELCTNEVFSDVRREFSMDESDPLVVFAGRLSKEKGLDVLMDAAASVVESFPNARFMILGDGREAPFLRARSRELGLERNVIFPGFRRDIQAFYSQMDLCVLPSFTEGMPLVILEAFIHKKPVVATSVGGVPELVEQGVSGYLVEPGDARALAERIIDLMRDPQKARQMGMAGYKRVRTEFGVDRQVKEYTETFRELARRGARRTLSANS; the protein is encoded by the coding sequence ATGACGAACACCGTTACTATTCTTTTCCTGCGTGCAAGCCCGTTCCTAGGGAGCCCGGAGAAGTTGATACTGAGCCACCTGAAATACATTGCGGCCCATGACTGCAAATATGTCGTGGGTGCCTTTAATGAACAGAAGGATGGGGGAAATGACTTCCTTCAGGCGCTTTCTCATTGCGGTATCAGCTGCTACGCGTTGAAGGAGGGTCCGATCTCCTTTTTTTCAACGCTGAGAAAGATCATCCGCATGGTCCACGACCAAAGCATAGAGATTATTTGCACCCAGGACTATAAATCCGATTTTTTTGGCTTGCTTGCGGGGCGGTTGTTGAAAATACCCATTGTGGCTGTCTTTCATGGGCGGACATCGGAGAGCGCCAGAATGCGTTTATACGAATCAATGGATAATCTCTTCTTGAGATGCTTCGACAGGGTCATTGCGGTCTCACGCGAGAGCGGAAAGAAATTGGCAAGGATCGGTGTGAAGCCGCACCGGATGAGGGTTATACCGAACGGAATCGATGTGGAACTCTGTACTAATGAGGTATTCAGTGACGTCCGGCGGGAGTTTTCAATGGATGAATCCGATCCCCTGGTGGTCTTTGCTGGAAGGTTGAGCAAAGAGAAAGGGTTGGACGTCTTAATGGACGCTGCCGCGAGCGTAGTCGAGTCGTTCCCAAATGCCAGGTTTATGATCCTGGGGGATGGTCGGGAAGCGCCCTTCCTCCGGGCCCGCTCACGTGAACTTGGCTTGGAGAGAAATGTCATTTTTCCCGGATTCAGGAGGGATATCCAGGCCTTCTATTCCCAAATGGATTTGTGTGTCCTCCCTTCGTTCACTGAGGGAATGCCACTTGTCATTCTTGAAGCCTTCATCCACAAGAAGCCGGTTGTGGCTACGAGCGTGGGGGGGGTCCCCGAGCTAGTCGAACAAGGTGTCAGCGGCTATTTGGTTGAGCCCGGGGATGCGAGGGCCCTGGCAGAACGGATAATCGATCTAATGAGGGATCCGCAAAAGGCTAGACAGATGGGAATGGCGGGGTACAAGCGAGTCCGCACGGAATTCGGCGTGGATCGGCAGGTGAAGGAATATACAGAGACGTTTCGAGAGCTCGCCAGAAGAGGTGCCAGGCGAACTCTTAGTGCAAACTCATGA
- a CDS encoding glycosyltransferase family 4 protein, whose product MSERIRILTVIRHPVGGIRTYLKYTYGHLDEQKYEFTILTVQGDEAQLILKDLEKFGVNLVEVEGRHPLAGMIWRMFLMIRGRRHWDLIHSQGYTAAMVAVLASVFSRTCHVVTPHEVLRQDQFAGWLGPLKRKILGFLLSRADVIQSVSHDAQENLVEYLPVLRRHPSKLAVIMNGISVEEFDQGSIEGGSTFRKDNGIGDEVVLFGFFGRFMPAKGFTVLIDAVEEIAKGNGIKRDFKVVAVNDGAFIREYKAIIARKGLSNYFLFSGFIPKVAPVMREMDAVVMPSLWEAFGLLATEGMIAGVPVIASNCIGLREAVKDTPAIMVEAGDSHSIAEGMRRFVSDEMRYKEEARRFIPIAKSRFDSRVSAAKLDNLFDEAINHRMKGTVPAGAG is encoded by the coding sequence ATGAGCGAGAGAATCAGAATATTGACTGTGATCAGGCATCCTGTGGGGGGTATCCGGACCTACCTGAAGTACACTTACGGGCATCTAGATGAACAAAAGTACGAATTCACCATCCTCACGGTTCAAGGCGATGAGGCACAGCTTATCCTAAAGGATCTTGAGAAATTCGGGGTGAATCTGGTTGAGGTCGAGGGGCGGCATCCATTGGCCGGGATGATTTGGAGGATGTTTTTGATGATCAGGGGCCGAAGGCATTGGGACCTGATCCATTCCCAGGGCTACACGGCCGCCATGGTGGCTGTCCTAGCAAGTGTCTTCTCACGTACTTGTCATGTGGTGACCCCTCACGAAGTTCTCCGGCAGGATCAATTCGCTGGATGGCTCGGCCCGCTCAAAAGAAAGATTCTGGGCTTTCTGCTCTCGCGGGCTGACGTGATTCAATCGGTGAGCCATGACGCGCAGGAGAATCTGGTGGAGTACCTTCCCGTCCTGCGAAGACATCCATCAAAGCTTGCGGTCATCATGAATGGAATTTCAGTTGAGGAATTCGATCAAGGCTCAATCGAGGGGGGTTCGACGTTCAGGAAGGACAATGGGATCGGCGACGAGGTGGTGTTGTTTGGTTTTTTCGGCCGGTTCATGCCGGCCAAGGGATTCACGGTCCTCATCGATGCAGTGGAGGAGATCGCGAAGGGCAACGGGATCAAGCGGGACTTCAAGGTGGTGGCTGTTAACGATGGGGCCTTTATTCGGGAATACAAAGCGATCATTGCGCGGAAGGGGCTGTCGAATTACTTCCTGTTCTCCGGTTTCATCCCCAAGGTCGCTCCGGTGATGAGGGAGATGGATGCGGTGGTCATGCCATCGCTCTGGGAGGCTTTTGGGCTTCTGGCAACAGAAGGAATGATCGCAGGGGTTCCTGTGATCGCTTCGAACTGCATCGGCCTGCGGGAAGCGGTCAAAGATACCCCGGCGATCATGGTCGAAGCGGGCGATTCGCATTCGATTGCGGAAGGAATGCGCAGATTTGTGAGCGATGAAATGAGGTATAAAGAGGAAGCAAGGCGGTTCATTCCGATCGCGAAATCCAGGTTTGATTCTAGGGTGTCGGCCGCGAAACTCGATAATCTGTTTGATGAGGCGATCAATCATCGCATGAAGGGAACTGTTCCTGCTGGTGCGGGTTAA
- a CDS encoding O-antigen ligase family protein — protein MENLSFRVYLVFIVSYLVHLPARYSILGAIRFDLILVALIGATLFFSKPKRTGEGLSLTSKILIVLWIDILVSIPFAAWPGTVIQAGIPNMIASAIFYYYTITLINSEKRLKIFILVFVACQSLRVFEPLYLHFTTGYWGDSTNMGGAKLLMMDRLAGAPTDTVNPNGLAAIICTIVPLYHFLGFQSSWKSKVVYLGAMPLLAYALVLTASRSGFLAFLVILIGILIKSKKKALMVGAMVVCGVIFVASLDPLQRDRYLSIGESDVAGSATVEGRMEGVVADFKAGMERPVFGSGLGTSKELNYHTRGIAMPSHNLYMETFEELGVIGLIILLTFMGTIISNFRFVVKTTSGLLDKKGYLSRLGNALQVWLWMNILFSFASYGLSTYSWYLFAGLSVVVRKLALEIPRQEEGAQAP, from the coding sequence ATGGAAAACTTATCTTTTAGGGTCTATCTGGTTTTCATCGTGAGCTATTTGGTTCATCTGCCGGCGCGATACTCTATCCTGGGCGCCATCCGGTTCGACCTGATCCTCGTCGCTTTGATCGGTGCTACGCTTTTCTTCAGCAAACCGAAGCGGACGGGCGAAGGGCTGAGCCTGACCAGCAAGATCCTGATCGTTCTTTGGATCGACATCCTGGTGTCGATCCCATTCGCGGCCTGGCCGGGCACCGTCATTCAAGCGGGCATCCCCAACATGATTGCGTCTGCGATCTTTTATTACTACACCATCACTCTCATCAATAGCGAGAAGCGATTAAAGATATTTATCCTGGTATTCGTCGCGTGCCAGTCGTTGCGGGTCTTCGAGCCCCTGTACCTTCATTTTACGACCGGCTATTGGGGCGACTCGACCAACATGGGAGGGGCGAAGCTTCTCATGATGGATCGATTGGCCGGCGCCCCGACAGATACCGTCAATCCGAACGGTCTGGCCGCCATCATCTGTACCATCGTTCCCTTGTATCACTTCCTTGGCTTTCAATCTTCGTGGAAGAGCAAGGTGGTGTACCTGGGTGCGATGCCGCTCCTTGCCTATGCCCTGGTGCTCACGGCATCGCGTTCCGGGTTTCTTGCTTTTCTGGTCATCCTGATCGGTATTCTCATTAAATCGAAAAAGAAGGCGCTCATGGTCGGGGCAATGGTTGTTTGCGGGGTGATATTTGTCGCCAGTCTGGATCCCCTCCAGAGAGACCGGTACCTCTCGATCGGCGAATCTGATGTCGCGGGCAGCGCAACAGTCGAGGGGAGAATGGAAGGGGTGGTCGCCGACTTCAAGGCCGGCATGGAGCGGCCTGTTTTCGGGTCCGGCCTGGGTACGTCGAAGGAGTTGAACTATCACACCCGGGGAATCGCCATGCCGTCGCACAACCTCTACATGGAGACATTCGAAGAACTGGGAGTAATCGGATTAATAATTTTGCTGACCTTTATGGGGACCATCATTTCGAATTTCCGGTTCGTTGTCAAAACGACGAGCGGTTTGTTGGATAAGAAAGGCTACCTGTCACGCCTCGGCAATGCCCTTCAGGTTTGGCTGTGGATGAACATATTGTTCAGTTTTGCGAGTTACGGCCTGAGCACCTACTCGTGGTATCTCTTCGCCGGATTGTCGGTAGTGGTCAGAAAGTTGGCATTGGAGATCCCGCGCCAGGAGGAGGGAGCGCAGGCGCCATGA
- a CDS encoding phenylacetate--CoA ligase family protein: MDIYAGIVRHAIHPLWVLKDGKWSLFRYLREFEEFQYRDPQAIKESQWSKLGRLIGHAYENCPFYRSRFDAAGLKPSSIQDPSGFRKIPLLTKKDIQESLPALVATNYNLSDLVANKTGGSTGSPLRYYHDRERIISMEASAIRHDRWTGYKVGEKMAGIWGSRTDLSGVRGWKGRIRNLLFRSGAVLDSSSITNESLAHFVEVLREFKPKSILAYANSVYVFAQYCREHGVTDIHPASIITSAEVLHDHERVLIEEVFGCKVFNRYGCREVSVIASECSAHTGLHINADTLYVEFVDDDGQAVSPGQQGNIIITDLLNFGMPFLRYKIEDVGSPSDTVCPCGRTLPLMQMVAGRTTDFIVTPDGRRVSGAALTIYLISNVSGIRQAQIIQDVLDHVTFKIVPGPEFKDSGLAALKQKVPDFFGKDMRFDITYVDSIPKEPSGKYRFTISKVGNQG, encoded by the coding sequence ATGGATATCTATGCAGGAATCGTCAGGCATGCCATTCACCCGCTCTGGGTGCTCAAGGATGGGAAATGGTCACTGTTCAGATACCTGCGCGAATTTGAGGAATTTCAGTACCGGGACCCACAGGCCATCAAAGAATCGCAGTGGAGCAAGCTGGGCCGTTTGATCGGTCACGCCTACGAGAATTGCCCGTTCTACCGCTCGCGCTTCGACGCGGCGGGCCTGAAACCGTCGAGCATTCAAGATCCATCCGGCTTCCGGAAGATTCCGTTACTCACGAAGAAAGACATCCAGGAAAGCCTGCCGGCCCTGGTCGCCACCAATTACAATCTCAGCGACCTTGTCGCCAACAAGACGGGAGGATCAACGGGCTCTCCCCTGCGCTACTACCACGACCGCGAAAGAATCATTTCGATGGAGGCTTCAGCAATCCGCCATGACCGATGGACCGGCTATAAAGTGGGCGAAAAGATGGCCGGGATCTGGGGAAGCCGAACGGATTTGTCCGGTGTGCGGGGGTGGAAAGGAAGGATCCGGAATTTGCTTTTTAGAAGCGGGGCGGTCCTGGACAGCTCTTCGATTACCAATGAAAGCCTGGCCCATTTTGTCGAGGTGTTGCGTGAGTTCAAGCCCAAGAGCATCTTGGCCTATGCGAATTCGGTCTATGTGTTTGCCCAGTATTGCAGAGAACATGGAGTGACCGACATTCACCCGGCATCGATCATCACCTCGGCCGAGGTGCTTCACGATCACGAGCGGGTTCTGATCGAAGAGGTGTTTGGCTGCAAAGTCTTTAACCGTTATGGCTGTCGTGAGGTGTCGGTGATTGCCAGCGAGTGCAGCGCCCACACCGGCCTGCACATCAACGCCGATACGCTTTATGTGGAGTTTGTGGATGACGACGGCCAGGCGGTTTCACCGGGACAACAGGGAAACATCATCATCACCGACCTGCTGAATTTCGGGATGCCTTTCCTGCGGTACAAGATTGAGGATGTTGGCAGTCCGTCCGATACGGTGTGCCCCTGCGGACGAACGCTCCCGCTGATGCAGATGGTGGCCGGGCGAACTACGGACTTCATTGTGACCCCTGATGGCAGGCGCGTGTCGGGTGCGGCCCTGACCATCTACCTGATCTCCAATGTTTCGGGGATACGCCAGGCTCAAATCATCCAGGACGTGCTCGATCATGTCACGTTCAAGATCGTTCCCGGGCCCGAATTTAAGGACAGTGGGCTGGCCGCCCTGAAGCAGAAGGTGCCCGATTTCTTCGGAAAGGACATGCGCTTCGACATCACGTACGTGGACTCGATTCCCAAAGAGCCCTCGGGGAAGTACCGCTTCACCATCTCAAAGGTAGGGAATCAGGGATGA
- a CDS encoding oligosaccharide flippase family protein: MADNKGHVFRHFVVYGLGIVLMNAAGFLLIPLYARYLSTAEFGILEIIGRCVEISTIIFALWLGMTSLSFYSKETDEDRKNTAISTGLIPLLALSICSVIIFLALARPINHYFFGNDRYLYLFRMAGVIMFAELSSSVPMAYLQARMASGFYIGISLARLLSTLVLTIVAVVVLNMRLKGVILSNMIVGLSFAFILVGYTLYKTGHKFDWPMYKKMLTFGLPFVPGALFLFMLNNGDRFFIQRMLDSSSVGVYSLGYKLGTVGGTFVLGPFIKVWGPYMFKLDRDSEDRNAFGRYFLFLILAYCLVSLPLALFSREIIRIIAAPGYWEAYKIVPWSLVAYLFWTAAIFPDSAFYITGKTIYKPLVMGAAAALIFLLYWLLIPVYGIMGGAYATLICFAVYLGLTWFFAHRIYPVKYPLGKFAYVLGLGIALYLIGITFLAGLSLWLQVVLKCVLALVYPGLIVASRVLDKGDLQTARLYIVTMWGKITRTSDAVPTS, encoded by the coding sequence GTGGCAGATAACAAGGGACACGTCTTCAGGCACTTTGTCGTTTACGGCCTTGGGATTGTTCTCATGAATGCAGCGGGATTCCTGCTCATCCCGCTCTATGCCCGATATTTGTCGACCGCGGAGTTTGGAATCCTGGAAATTATCGGGCGCTGTGTCGAAATTTCAACCATCATCTTCGCTCTTTGGCTGGGCATGACCAGCCTGAGTTTTTACTCCAAGGAGACGGATGAAGACCGGAAGAACACGGCCATTTCGACGGGACTGATACCCCTGCTGGCGCTTTCAATTTGCAGTGTGATTATCTTTCTGGCGTTGGCAAGGCCCATCAATCACTATTTCTTCGGGAACGATCGCTATCTGTATCTCTTCAGGATGGCCGGCGTCATCATGTTTGCCGAATTGTCCTCTTCGGTGCCGATGGCGTACCTGCAGGCCCGGATGGCGTCCGGCTTTTACATTGGAATTTCATTGGCAAGGCTTCTGAGCACGCTGGTGCTGACCATCGTGGCCGTGGTCGTTCTGAACATGCGGCTTAAGGGCGTCATCCTGAGCAATATGATTGTTGGCCTTTCTTTTGCTTTCATTTTGGTCGGATATACGCTTTATAAGACGGGACACAAGTTTGATTGGCCAATGTACAAGAAGATGCTGACCTTCGGACTCCCCTTCGTCCCGGGGGCGCTTTTCCTTTTCATGTTAAACAATGGGGACCGGTTTTTTATCCAGAGGATGCTCGACAGTTCCTCGGTCGGGGTCTATTCGCTGGGCTACAAACTCGGGACAGTGGGAGGGACGTTTGTATTGGGTCCGTTCATCAAGGTATGGGGACCTTACATGTTCAAGTTAGACCGGGATTCCGAGGACCGGAACGCTTTTGGCAGGTATTTTTTGTTCCTGATTCTGGCCTATTGCCTGGTGTCCCTTCCGCTCGCGCTCTTTTCGAGAGAGATCATCAGGATTATAGCGGCGCCCGGTTACTGGGAGGCCTATAAGATTGTCCCGTGGTCCCTGGTGGCGTATCTGTTTTGGACTGCGGCAATTTTTCCGGACAGCGCTTTCTATATCACGGGAAAGACCATTTACAAGCCGCTGGTCATGGGAGCGGCGGCAGCCTTGATCTTTCTCCTCTACTGGTTGCTGATTCCCGTCTATGGGATTATGGGTGGTGCGTATGCCACGTTGATTTGTTTTGCGGTTTATCTGGGCTTGACCTGGTTTTTTGCGCACCGCATCTACCCCGTGAAATATCCCCTCGGGAAGTTCGCCTATGTCCTCGGACTCGGAATAGCCCTTTATTTAATTGGAATCACATTCCTCGCGGGGCTGAGCCTGTGGCTCCAAGTGGTCTTGAAGTGCGTCCTGGCGCTGGTTTACCCGGGCCTGATCGTCGCATCCAGGGTGTTGGACAAAGGCGATTTGCAAACTGCAAGGCTTTATATCGTTACGATGTGGGGAAAGATTACTAGAACGAGTGATGCGGTACCCACCAGTTAA
- a CDS encoding serine O-acetyltransferase: MFEVLKSDLRRYLQKGMPLSTRIEVVVCTPGIWVICIYRMGSRVSKISNRVIRKGLMIPLRLLQVLIGVPAGIDISFDTRIGKGFYIGHYGGIVLHHEVEIGEYCNISHGVTIGLGGRGETLGCPKLGDRVYIGPGAKVFGKITIGNDVAIGANAVVLKDVPDRAVVGGVPAKILNFKSSSDFIRL; encoded by the coding sequence ATGTTTGAAGTTTTGAAATCGGATCTCAGAAGGTATTTGCAGAAGGGAATGCCGCTGTCAACGCGAATTGAGGTCGTTGTGTGCACTCCGGGCATTTGGGTGATTTGCATCTACCGCATGGGCAGCCGCGTATCAAAAATATCAAACCGGGTCATCCGAAAGGGATTGATGATTCCCTTGCGGCTTCTGCAGGTCCTGATTGGTGTCCCCGCGGGCATTGACATTTCCTTTGATACCCGCATTGGGAAGGGGTTTTATATTGGGCATTATGGCGGAATCGTGCTGCATCATGAGGTTGAGATTGGAGAATACTGCAACATCTCTCACGGGGTGACCATCGGGCTGGGCGGCCGGGGTGAAACGCTCGGATGTCCAAAGCTAGGCGATCGGGTTTATATTGGGCCGGGGGCCAAGGTCTTTGGGAAAATCACGATCGGCAATGACGTGGCGATCGGGGCCAACGCCGTCGTCCTGAAGGATGTTCCGGACCGGGCCGTGGTGGGGGGCGTACCGGCCAAGATACTGAACTTCAAATCGAGCTCGGATTTTATCCGGTTATGA
- a CDS encoding glycosyltransferase, translating into MRKGPIKVIYLMDYLGGAGGGTENQLLLLINHLDRSRFDPSLCVFRSTPFVEEHAFPCPVKVLNVPNLVRWNTLKQLLHLKNLIRQSGTEVVHILFNDASIVAPFFCRMGGARVIVARRDMGFWYDWTNLALLRLSNLCIDRLVANSEAVRKNAARKEGVSAAKSLVIFNGHDRGRFEAPPSPGFRGTHGIGTDDPIVGMVGRLTTIKRQGDLVRAFKIVQERHPRLHLVFVGDDREKSSLMELARTLGVLEKVHFLGSVQETVPIIKHFTVGVHCSSSEGLSNAIIEYMGCGKPVVCTRVGGNPELVEDGHNGYLVEVGDVEGMADRMGRVLSDPSLAREMGSRAQKRIFDEFSVDRMASAYMKLYEDLANGTLA; encoded by the coding sequence ATGCGAAAAGGTCCCATCAAAGTGATTTACTTAATGGACTATTTGGGTGGCGCCGGAGGGGGAACCGAAAACCAGTTGCTCCTGCTCATCAACCACCTCGACCGGAGCCGGTTTGATCCTTCCCTATGTGTTTTTCGATCGACCCCTTTTGTCGAGGAGCATGCGTTCCCCTGTCCCGTAAAGGTCTTGAATGTTCCCAACCTGGTTCGGTGGAATACGCTGAAGCAACTCCTGCACTTGAAGAACCTCATCCGCCAATCAGGGACAGAAGTCGTTCATATCCTCTTTAACGATGCTTCCATCGTCGCTCCCTTCTTTTGCAGGATGGGAGGGGCCAGGGTGATCGTGGCCCGGCGGGACATGGGTTTTTGGTATGATTGGACCAACCTCGCCCTGTTGCGCCTCAGTAACCTGTGTATCGATCGGCTGGTGGCGAACAGCGAGGCGGTCCGCAAAAATGCGGCGCGCAAGGAAGGTGTTTCGGCAGCGAAGAGCCTGGTCATTTTCAACGGACACGACCGGGGGCGGTTTGAGGCTCCGCCCTCCCCCGGTTTTCGGGGGACGCATGGAATCGGAACTGACGATCCCATCGTCGGCATGGTGGGCAGGTTGACGACGATCAAGCGACAGGGGGATTTGGTTCGAGCCTTCAAGATTGTTCAGGAAAGGCATCCCCGCCTGCATCTTGTGTTCGTGGGTGACGATCGGGAAAAAAGCTCGTTGATGGAGTTGGCGCGGACACTTGGCGTCCTTGAGAAGGTTCATTTCCTGGGGAGTGTTCAAGAGACTGTCCCGATCATCAAGCATTTCACCGTCGGTGTTCATTGTTCCAGCTCAGAAGGGCTGTCGAATGCCATCATCGAATACATGGGCTGTGGCAAGCCGGTGGTCTGCACCCGGGTTGGAGGAAATCCGGAGCTGGTGGAAGACGGGCATAACGGCTACCTGGTCGAGGTGGGTGACGTCGAGGGCATGGCCGACCGGATGGGTCGAGTATTGTCCGATCCCTCACTCGCCCGCGAGATGGGTTCCCGCGCCCAGAAGCGCATCTTTGATGAGTTTTCGGTGGATCGGATGGCGAGCGCTTACATGAAGCTGTACGAAGATTTGGCGAATGGGACTTTGGCATGA